The genomic DNA GGAAAGGAACAACCAGTGGGCCTAACATTCAATCAATTAATTCTTATTATAattgccatatatatatattttttcataaaaaagaatttctatGGCTCAAATTTCTGTTCAATTCAAGCCCATCACCAAATcctaatttcttttctttttcatataaGTATGCACCAAATCCTAGCCACCAATTTGCTGAGACTCACCTTGACCtttattattgatttattattagaTGATGATTGTCACCTCCTTGGCAAGGAGGAAAAGGAGTAAGCATATATTGCTCTAATTGTATCTAATTTTATGACTCGGTTACGAGATTAGTTAGGCCTCTATAGTGTCCGAGCTCCGACTACGGTTGTGTACCGTCTAAAGATTAAATAGGAGCATCAACAAAAAGTCAAAAAGGAAATCATCTTCTTTCTAGAGAAAGACCCATCGAACGTATTGTACATACGCATTAAAATGTAAATATCTCTTGTCATGGGCACCTTCTATACTTTTAAGACGCAGTATTTATGGAAGTGGGATCACGTTATAGGATCATTCAGTCCCATCTTATCTTAGTTACTCATAGTCAATATGCCATCATTATGAATGGTGAAAAAATATTgtgaatatttctttaaatcGACTTATCAATCGTTATTCTTTCTAAAATTCATATCATAAAAAGTTAATACGatgattataaaatattttttaaaattcataatATAAAAGATTGATATGAGGATTACAGAATATCAATAATTGATTCCTAATATTGCAGAAGGATTTTCAGTACTATGCCCACTTGTGAGTTGAAGATGAGAGAGGAGCTCACCTCACCAACCATAGGCTTGTAGTGTACAACTACATCCACTTCTCACCATAGTCAAAAAGTACTTCGTTaacccaaaaaacaaaaaggaaaaaaaaattgcctaACTTAGGTTGTGCCTgtttgaatttaattttaagggTTGAAAAATAAGGTCCCGTTTGGATCGAGAGTTAactgattttaactttaactttaattttaactcaacatactacacaacaaaaatacacatttcctaattcaaaaattttaactttaactttaactcaacacacgacacaacaaaaatacacgtttcccaagtcaaatttataatcacatctcatttgtccttttccacaatcaaaatcaaaatcaaaatcaaagtaattttaactttgaatccaaacggcccctaaGTGTTTAAATTTGATTAAGTAAAAAGTGTTTGATTGAGTGAAAAGTATAATGATTGAAATCATATTTAGATAAATACTTACTACTTTAATTTCTTCTCACTTTTGTCCATatcttgtttatttttaattaaatttagaaaaaaaagaacatcgcaaaaaaaataaaaaaacgaaTTGAGGGTTCAACGAAGAGGGAGGGAGTGGTGGTGGCCTCCGATTCCGGCCACCATCGTCTTAATCAAGGTCATTGGTGAAGTCAAAGGTCGCCAGCGACCTCGCCTGAATGGTGATGATCGGGATTGGGGCCACCACCACTCGAAAATCGGGGTTCGATATCCCGTCTCTCTCTTCAATTTGAGAGGGATTGAGCCCCGAATCCCAAGCAGTGGTGGCCCCGATTCCAGCCATGACCGCCCCTTGTGTTCGAGCCAGCTTTGTCCCCCTCccttcccttctctctctctctctctctctctctctctcagagTCTGATCGAAATGTGGGAATGGGATTAGATTGCAAAATTCAAAAAGTTCATGGACATAGTAATCACTGCTGAGCGAGTCACCAAAAAGAGAGTCGAGCGTTTTCCATTACTTACTCATTTAGCACTTGTTTGATTaacttattaaattaaatgacttttcattttgtattatcaaacaaatttaatttcagcatTTAATTGGAGTTATCAAACACAATCTTTTTGAAGCATAGATAGTGGACCAAGTGCTGATTTAGAGATCATGAACAGAAAATCAAATATGGAAAATGAATAAAGTGCTGATTTAGAGATCATGAACAGAAAATCAAATATGGAAAATGAATAAAGTGCTGATTTAGAGATCATGAACAGCAAATCAAATGTGGAAAATGAATAAAGTGCTGAACAGCCAATCAAATATGGAAAAAGAATAAAGTTGCTTCCAAGTTGAGGTGCGTGCATCCGTGTACCTCTTGACGATCGAGAAGGtcatttatttgtaattttcctGGGAAAATTCCCACGGACCGTGGCGCGATATGGCCAACGCGCCCCCGACGACTTTCTAGACAATTTGGAAGTCGACAGCGTGGCCAACACAACATAGAACcgaaaaaagattaaaagtCGAACTCGGACGTATTGGCACGCGATGAATCGTGCGTTAAGTATCGAAACTCCGACGTGTATACACGTAGGTGTAACTTTGGATCCTGTTAATGCTATTCCCAtgcatatttcaaaaattggaTCTTTGTTTTGTCAAACTTTCACACTGCCCGTGCCCGTGCTCACGGCACATAATCCAAGGACTGACAGGGATGGTACCCGTTGAATTTCTTTTGCGTCTTAAAATGACCCGTCAAGTAATTACCAGGATCAAACCTTTCAATTTCTAAAGTTACATTTATGATGGCACGTTGGTGAAGTATAAGTAGAAATCAGGGTCCGTGTGAACAGCTAAATTTTAAGTTCGGTTTGTTTAACTCTGTTCATATTCATTGCTCACCATTACCTTAGGTGATTTTACCTCATTACGTTATTTAGATCGCTGCAAACGATGAAACAAATATTAATCACTTAAATATTTGCTAAAATTATCTTTAATTATAGTCAAACGGTATATTCGATTAGTCCAGATTTATTAGATAgcctatatttttttctttgcttaGCTTAGGATCATTTACATATTACGTATATTCTTACTACCATTCTCGTATGCCTATCTATGTACTCCTAATGAATTATTGTTCCAGTTCCCAGAATTTGCATCGGAGCGGGTTACGCGATCCATTCTCGATCTAGGACGGCTGCTTTCGTGGTTCAAATCAAGCTGGACCCGAGTCACCCAACTCCCGTCATTCCCGGACAAGGCCATCCCCATCCTAACTTTCTAAGTCACTGGCCAAAGAAGGCCGTCCACGGACAGGCGAGCAAGTGGCAGGTGAATCAGACGTGCCACGTGTCACGGTCCCAATGATCCGTACTCTCTTGGTTTTCCGAATAGATATTGAGTGAGTATTACTCATTCACTTTTATGCATAAcactcaattaaaataattgaaagtgAAAAGTTGATTCACAATAAATTAACAAATTCCCGTTTATAAACATTTTGATTGGTTCTTGTAATACTCATTCGATATTTTCTCAGTTTTCCCCATTTCCACCGATTTCCACGTCAGTTTCCTAACGAATAATATTCAACAGATTGCGAGCTGCTTCGAGAGAGATGGCTCATTCTTCGTCgtcgtcctcctcctcctcgtcttGCTGCCGGTCACCTCGCAAAGTCCAAGCGCAGCGATTCCAGAGAGCCCACATCGGGGTTCCCTCCAGACACGGCAACAACAAACGTTTCTTGACTATTGAAACATTCGGTTCATAGGATTCCTCGAGCGGGCCTGTGAAATCGCCTGTTCTGTGACATGTCAGAGCAAAACACTCGACTCCTCTTCCCATTAAGAATCATATTTTGAAGCAGAAAGGTCGTCCTTTTTCGCCCCTCGGTTCCTCGGTCCGGGTACTTTCGGCTGTTCTGTTCTGGGGCATCTGCCCCTTCTCGGTTGTTTCTTGGCTTGACTGCAGGATGATGATTCAGAGAGTTAATCTGGAAACTgtttttctgttttattcttctCTGGGTCGTTTCTGCTCTGTGACCGGAGCCGAAAGTTTGTCCTTTTTGGCTCCTCGGTTTCTTGATTTGGGTGTTTCCTGCTGCTTTGTTCTTGGTCTTATGTCCCTCCTCACTTCTTCCTTGGCTTGACTGTGAGAGTGGGGTGATTCAGGGAATTCATGTGGAAActgttttctctttttccagTTTGTTTTCGCTCTCTCTTTCTTAGGCTGTCTATGATTTTGggtattaatttctttttgtttaatCTGTCCTAGGAATTGTTAGGAGGAATCAAAAAAATAACCTTTGACTCACTGTTGAGATTATCTTGTGCAGCAAGTAAGGATTTGCTGAAGCTTTTGTTTTTCCGATTGCCTTCTCAGCTTACCGTTACCGATGCCGCAGGTGGTCGTAACAGGAAGATATGGCCGAGCGGAGAGTGCACCCGAATTGCGTCTATAGGGTGAACCCGTACCATGAATGCGTCGAGTCTTGCTTCGTCAAGATGGAAGAAGCTGGAAGGGTGCAAAAATCTAAGAAAAAACCCGGTTAGTATTTTCCGATGATTCCAGGGGGCTTATTGATCTTTAAGTTTGGTGTTACTACTTGCTCAGGGGTCTGGTCAGGTGGTCTAATTGGTTTTCCAGcttttccattttccattCTTGAAATGAAtagaaaataaggaaaatagTGTATTGAACTTTCTATGCTACGTTTGGTTTTatagttaaaatcacaaaaattttaattttaattttaactcaacacactacacaataaaaatatacatttcccaagtaaaaaattttaactttaactttaactcaatacactacacaatcatttatcatttttcataatcaaaatcaaagttacttttacTCTATTAGAGTACAACCGCAAACatgttttctttgttttcttcgTTTTCAGAAGAAACAAAGACAGGAGATAGCTCTTCCCAATTTCGGAACCCATCAAAGCTGAGAACAGCGGTTTAAAAATATGGTTTAATACTGTCTTTGACTCTCATATATTGGTCCTCCATTGTGATGGCAGGTTCCCTGATCCTTCTTGTTCCGAAGAAGCTCAgccagaggaagaagaaaggttTGGACTCGGAGCTGAAGCCTTCCGACTCGTTTGACAGCAAATTCGACTTGAAAAAGGCTCTTGCCCGTCCCGACTCTCCTTCATCCCCGATGAAGTTCTCCTTCAAGAAGGTGGAGTCGTGGAGCTGCGAGCTTCCATTCAAGGGTCCGGACACTGGAAAAACTTACTCGCGGGATTCTTCCTTTCTGAAGTTCTTGCCCAAGACGAAGCCTGCTCCCGAAGAGCCACCTAGTGATGATCCCAAAGAATCAAAACAGATGGAGAATGATCagcatgatgatgatgaaaagCTTAGGAATAACCAGAATCCAGTAGATTCATCTGACGGCgctaataacaacaacaacgaTAACAAGGACGGTGTCTCCTTTGAAGCGATTAGCGATGAGGAATTCCCAGACCGGCCAATAATTTGCGACTCACGAGTCCAAGTCGGGGATCATTACTATGTGAAAAGAAGTGTTGCATCCATTCTGAGGTCGATTCTGAATAAGTATGGAGACATAGCTCGGGACTGCAAACTGACGTCAGTCGTGATGCGGTCTAATTACTTGGAGTGCTTGTGCCTTGTTATTCGGGAGCTGCAGTCGTCCTCAATCGAGAAGATGAGCAAGTCTAAGCTAAAGGAGATGTGGGCGATCACGAAGGATGTGGAAGCAGTTGGAATCAAAGTTGGTTGGCTCCAAAAGACTCTGGATGAGATCAAGGAGGCGGTCGAGCTGGTCAAGAAGAGCAGATCGGCtgaggaagagaagaagaagtttGACTCAAACGTGGAGTCAGTGAGGAAAGATCTCGAAGCTTGCATGCAAGATCTTGctgagaaggagaaggaggtTGCAGTTGCTAGGGCACGGGTCGAGGAGACTCGAGGACGGCTGAGCGAGCTCGAGAAGGAATGTTCTCGACTGAACGAGACAATTTTGTCAATAAAATCGAAGGTCGATGGCATCGACTGCAAAGCCAAGGTAGCTGAAATCCTGTGAGCTAGATGTTGGAATTGTACCCTCAGGTAGCTATAGAAGGTGAAGTCTATGTTCTATGGTAAAGATCATAGTCCTGTTAAAGGACGACATAGTACTTAGGCCATAGTTCATGCATTAATGTTGCAGACTTGCAGATATATTGTACTTTTACGAATAAGATCTGATCATATAGGACTGAATATTACCTTTGCCACAATCAAATTGCAGGCAATTCGGACGATTATATGCAAATTATGATTTAGTTTCACGTGATGTTCTTATATAAGATCACAGACACAATTAAGTTCCTAACAGGATTCTGACAAGTTTCTGGCTCGTTTGGTTTGTAAAaccaatttcaattttgtttttaactctactctacttatcttcaattcaacaacacaattatcacttttttatttttttaaccattcaattcaatttttaatattaaattctctcaactattcattactttttctacaattcaacaacacaatcattaatttATCTCATCTATTATAATGTTAGTCCATTCATGTAATTTTTACTTCATTATATAGTAGTAATTTTTTAAGTCGTGCGACAATTTTTATTAGCTTGTTTTATTAATTACAGCTTTAAATAACATACCGTATATAGCAAACAAAACTTAAATATCTTGCTAATTTTTGGTAAAGAATAAAagtttcatataatttataaaaataatctttaataattttcaattattttttaaatcacCAATATTAATTATGATACTTCATAATATATTCTTCTACACCGAGCATTAATAATAACATTATACTTATAGGTATAATATTGTAAATGTgaatttttaaactttttatatatttatttgggcaaattac from Punica granatum isolate Tunisia-2019 chromosome 2, ASM765513v2, whole genome shotgun sequence includes the following:
- the LOC116196592 gene encoding probable E3 ubiquitin-protein ligase bre1 translates to MAERRVHPNCVYRVNPYHECVESCFVKMEEAGRVQKSKKKPGSLILLVPKKLSQRKKKGLDSELKPSDSFDSKFDLKKALARPDSPSSPMKFSFKKVESWSCELPFKGPDTGKTYSRDSSFLKFLPKTKPAPEEPPSDDPKESKQMENDQHDDDEKLRNNQNPVDSSDGANNNNNDNKDGVSFEAISDEEFPDRPIICDSRVQVGDHYYVKRSVASILRSILNKYGDIARDCKLTSVVMRSNYLECLCLVIRELQSSSIEKMSKSKLKEMWAITKDVEAVGIKVGWLQKTLDEIKEAVELVKKSRSAEEEKKKFDSNVESVRKDLEACMQDLAEKEKEVAVARARVEETRGRLSELEKECSRLNETILSIKSKVDGIDCKAKVAEIL